The stretch of DNA acatcccgtggagtttcaggtcattacgagaacttttgttttttgcacataaaacaacgtcatggcaattctgctgaaaacagcgtcagtccgggttagttccattcaaatcatacaagttagagtccaaaacaagagcaaaagtgtttgaaaaagtagatacgatggagacgtatcaatacccGTGAACTCCGAAGCAAACTGAGGGAGGACACTTGCAGTGAGAACAGCAtcaggttgagcatcatcattgCACCACTGAGTGTAAGCAGACAGATCATCTCGATAGACCGAGAGAGCATCAGAATAGGCGGATACCTGCTAATCATAAGCATCAACCGCCGCATCATCAAGAGCCTTGGCTGCATCCCGATCTGCCTGAGAAGCATCAGCAACAAGAACCGGCGGAACCAGCAGGGTAGGAGCCACCGGAGCAACATGGCAGGGCGGACAGGGTACGTCACCAGAGAGAACACCCCACAACAGAAGGCCGCGCATCTGGATGCGCATGAAACCTGCAAACTTAGCATAGTTGGTGCCATTGAAGATTACCGAGCACCGATGAACAACGACATAGCTCGAAGAAGACATGAGGAGCTCCCTCTgttctttttccctttttttGGAGTCAACGGGTCAGCAGAGACCCGACCTGGATCGAGCGGGATCAAGGGATTGGGCACCTGCTCGCTTGCCTGCACGCTCGCTCGCTCAGCCCATGCTGGAAGAGAGTCAACGACCACAGTCCACCCGATCTGGATCGGGCAGAAGAGCACGCTAGGCCAGCAGGGGAGTGCTCGAGCGGGAGGGAATCGACGCTGGTGGCTGGGGCAGCGACCCGTGCGCAACGGCAACGGAGGCGGCCCGAACCAGGGGAGCGCTCGAgccgggggcggcgacggcggccggAATCAGCCGGGGGCGGCGAAGGCAGCCAGAACCAgccgggggcggcgacggcggccagACTTGCCGGGGCAGCGGCGGCTGGACGGAATGGAGCGACGTCCTAACGGGCTACGGGCGGCTGCTGCGCCCGGAACAGCAGCAGGCAGCAGCGTCTCGAccagagaaagagagagagagagagagagggaggggggggggcggggaCGAGGCCAGAGAGGAGGTTGACGGATACGGCGGCGGCCTGAGAAGATGGCCGGAGACAGCGGCGGCCGAAGGCAGGCAGACTAGGTACGGGACGCACGGGGTTGCATCGTGCGGGGGAAAAGGGCTAGCTTGACATCTGATACCATGTTGAATAATCAGCAACTAATCTTTTACTGAGGGACCATTACATATACATGTGTGGTAAAATGCAGAAAACCCCTTATACAATAAGGATATACCGAAAAGAAACTATACACATCTAACACAAAGCAACTGAGGATGCAGCATGTGTTTGTGTTGGATGGATCACCATCACGCTGCCTGTCTCCGTGTGGAGGGCCAGTGCAGCTGGCCGGCTCTTGGTCCTGCCTCTCTCACTCTCCTCGCAAGGGTCCTTGTTGCAAGACTGCGGAGAGGAAAACACATGGGACCATAGGATTGCTGAAGAAGATGGCCGTCTTTTGCCCGATGCCTTATGGTTCATGATTATCGCTTAAACTTAATTAGAACTTCAGTGTTTCTTGATAGCCAAACGATACAATGTTGGGCAGAGTACTACCGGCCATGTCAGGCTGAGAGTAGCTCACCCAAGATACAtcataaagatcaccggaataaGAAAAAAAAATAGCCGTGAGCTTATGGTTCGTTAGCTTCTCAGGCACTTGCGCTTATTCAGCTTCATATGCTTCCTTAGCCCGCAAAACACATCCTTTCAATAATTTTTTTACATGAGCCCTAAAATCATAAACTTGCAGCATTTGTCTAGAGACTTTCAAACAAGCATCCTTATCCAGCTTAACTTCATATTTATCTGCATCATTGACCAACCTTGATACTTCGTCTTCTGAAATCTGACATGTAGACATTTATTTGAAAGAGTGAAATTTCCCAAGAAATGCACTGCATGCAGCTGGGGACACATTCAAAAAATAGTAGTACATACAGTAACTTACCTTGCAGGATTTGCCAGCTCTTTCAATGCACCATGTCTTATTCAGAGCTGTTGCAATCTTCCGTGAGCCCCAACCATCGGTGTCGATGCCGGATACATCCTTAATGAGAGCAGCTGCATGATGCAACTCTCCAGACTTCTCATTCTCAAAAGGGTCACACTGAAACAAGACGTGAGCCAACATGACAATCCGCTCATTGACCTGGATACAAAGAGTATTCCTTCATCATTAAAGCAAAGGATATATTTTTCCGTACTCCAAAACGTTGCAACGTCGTTAGAGTATGCGAGCTAATTGCTGTTGGGATTAACACCGATTGGTTTCCCTGTCCGGCACGGACTAGTAGCAGTTATCGAAAACTCTACGCCCCACATTAACTCCATCACAGTTGAATCATACAGGCAGGTATTTTCTGAAAAAGAGGAGTCACAGCAAAAAATGATGATAAATAAAGTTATCGACAAAAGTAACGAGCGAACGTTCGGAATTAGGGAATAGATCCGAACGATCTGACTGCCGTTCGATCCTGATTCCCCGCGCGATAATTTCTCCCTCGCTCGCCGCCCGATCCGTTTCTGGCGCGGGCCCAACCACCCGTTATGCTTCCCGCGCGTGAAAAGATATGGCAAAGAAAAAAGTGCACCTCCAGGGAGTCGAACACACGCGCTGCTCCATGGGATACCAGTGCACCACCACCTGGGCTAAGACTGGCTTTTGTATTTTATGTACAGGTTAGCTAATATTTATTTATTCAAACGTGGGAAAACAACAATGTTTTCCACAATGAGAAGAACCATCTGGACCAAGTTTTTTAAGGAACGATGTGTTGTGTTTGTACTTGTCTCCTTATTGTACAGATGATCATTTTTTAGAGAAATAAATGTTTCGCCTCCTAGACTTATATAACTtctttttgtaaatatgatgataATTTATGCACAGCAAGACTGATAACTTAGATACAAATATTGTGATAAACTTTGAACGAGGGACGGGGTATTGTTGAAATAGAGTTGATAACTCATGTGTATTAGCATGGTAATGTACGCACATCAGAGCTGATAACTTATTTAGCCCAGACGTGGTAACTATTTTGACTCATGGAAAAACCCGTGACTCATGTGTGCTAGCACGGTAATATATGCACAACAGAGCTTATCATTTATTTAGCCCGGACGTGGTAACTATTTGACTCAGAAAAAAGTTATTGAAAAGCACCATCGATAACTCATGTGTATTGGCATGATAATATAAGCAGAGCAGAGCCGATAACTTACTTAGCCAAGGCGTGGTAACTTTTTGATCTGGAAAAAAGTTGTTAAAAAACATCATGACAGCTCACGTGTAAATGACATGGTAATATATGCACAACAAAGTTGATAAATTACTTAATCCAAGCCTGGTAACTTATTTACCAAAAAACTCATTGAGGATATACCAACATAGAACCTACTTTCGAATTTCCCGTCACGTAAGATTTTTTATGTTAAAACGACTTTTTGATCAGACCAACggttttttggaaaaaaaaattGAGTTTCGAAATAGAAGAATGTAGGACGACATTAGCTTTTTATGTCCTCTAGTGTATGCATGCATGTGGGGAGAAGGTAAGAGAAATCATTTTTATGCCCCGATATTTTTTGTGGAAACAAGCTGATAACTTATGTACCACAGATGTGATAATTTACGTAGTATAAGCATGGTAACTTTTTGTCCGTAAAAAGTCGTCGAAATATACTGGGGAAAAATGTTGTTAAAAAATACCTCCATAACTCATGTGTAAACAACATGATAATACACGCACATAAAAGCTGATAACTCATATAGAAATATCGTGGTAATTTTTTGACCGAAGGAATGAAAATTGTCGAAAAATATACCCCGATAACTTTTGTGCAACATGGTAATATAAACAATAAAGCCGATAACTCACTACAAACATCATAATCACTTTTTAACCCTGAGAtaaaagtttgttgaaaacatacAACGAAAAACTTTTGTGTAAATGACACGGTAACTTATGTATGACAGAAGTGATAACTTACGTAGTCCAAATGTGGTAATTTTTGGTCTGAAAAAAAAGTCGTTAGaacatatcaacatgggatctagtttcgaagatctcgtcGAGACGATTTTTTTTGTGAAGACGGTTTTTCAATCGGAGCGACGATTTGAACTACAAAACATTTTAAAGTTTGAAAAAAAGGAATTTAGGATGACATCAGCTTTTCGTCCTTTAGTGCATATATGCATGTAATTAGAGGGAGAAGTGCACATGAAAGAAAAATTAGTCATTCTAATGCATGCATGTATATAATTAAAGTGAAAAAAGAATCGTTCTTGTCTATTGCTAAAATCCGAACGTTTGGTAGTTATAAAAATCTTAAAGTTATTAAAAAAAACAGGCAAACCATGAGAAGCTGGCATATCACTCACCAATCTCTCTTCAATGATCTTTTTTATATTCAGGCTTTGCAACAGCCATCCTCTGCCCAGGGCAGTGGTACTTGAGGATCATCTGAGTAAGACTTTGTTTAACACTTAACACCAGTGTCTTGATTAACGGTGCTGGACTTGTCCTCGAGAGTTCGATACTCTCTCAGCCAAACAACCTGATAATGATGAGCATTATGCATGTTCAGGGGCAAAAGGAAATAATGAGTCAAAGTatcttttttttagaaaaggaggatgactcCCGGACTCTGCATCTAggcgatgcatacggccactttattaattattctcacaagaccttacaaaaaatacaacagtaagactaaagccgcCATCTAAGCAACAGACTGTCGCTACacctatccagttgatgaagggacgcagatagcctgggcctaataccaaacagacatcgcagccaaacctaacatctaagacctgggGTCCCatccaggacgcctgccgggcaTGGGTCTCACCGGTCCGGCGTGCACTCAgtggccgccgccgccaactgccaccgctccatcttcagaactatactgatgcatcaaccttgctcggtccagctatcgtcgacgccaccacggcgcCCAACGGCACCTCGTCCCTGCGCGCAAACAGCTGAGCACGTCGCGGTCGTCACTGATATACCTCAGCACCATGCTGCCAAGTACCACCAGCAGACACAGCTTGAAGTCTTTGGAAGATCTATCAtgcgtagcacctgccgaccaggcatgacaaagcgtagcacctgtcggtcaggcatgacttgacatctccaccgAAGCTCCGTGCAAGACGAAGTCGCTCCACCTCCAGCCTCTCTGAACGGGAGCACCCCAGGAAGACACGGTGAAGAGTTGAGCACCACAATCACCGCGAGAGCCGGACCAGCCGACCGCCATGGCGAAGCGACACCATTAAAGAGAGAACCGTCGCCATCAGAAACGCCAAGAACGCGCTGCAGCTGTCCCACCTCCCGGCGGACCCAAAGCGGCGCCTTCAAGAAGGTGACGGAGCtgagcaccgccgccgcccaacaAAAGTTGTGGGTTTTCACCCGGGTACAGGGGAGGACGAGGGGGAGGGAGCTAGATCTCGAAGCCGCCTTCAAGAAGGAAACAGCACCCGGAGCACCGCCGGCGTCGTGGCCGCTGCAGCCGGCCAAGAAATTACTCCGATCCAGAGCTCGCAACCCCACATTCGCGCAGTCAGCCACCGGATTCGGCGGGACTGACGAGGAGGAAGCAGCAGCACGGAGGCGCCGTCTTCAGATCTAGCGAAGGAGAGCAGCAAGGGATCCCTCCAACGCGGCGCCCGCATCCACCGCCAACTCGCCGCCCGCGCGGCCGAGTGGACGCCGCCCTCAACACCGGCGAGCGCTGCCCGCCCAGGACGACGCCGCCCTCACCAGCAGAGGCCGCCGCCTCAAACCCTAGGCCCGAGCCTGAGCGGCGTCGCGGCCGAGGGCCTCGCCGCCACCCTCATCGGCGACCGCGCCGATGACCCGGCACccgtctccggcggcggcgagggaagAGATCGAGAAGGGGGGTGGCGGACGGCGAGATCGGTCGCCCCCGAGTCGCGAATCAAAGTACTAATGAACAGTGTGTGTTACGTTCCTCCCTCGTTGCAAGAAAATGAAATTAACATGCAATCGGGAGAAGGAAATAAGGGGGCACAATACAACCTTCTTTGCCTCGGCGCCGCAAGTGAAGTGAGTCCATATTTTCTGGAGGAGACAAGGGATAAATGTGAGACAAGATGAGTTTATAGAGAAAactatttatatctacaatacctaATATATAAAATGTGAAACTACGTCctatgatgaatctaatgatataaATGTTTGACATTCTAGATATAAATGTTTTTCTTCACAAACTTGTCAAAGTTGGAGaagtttgacttttcaaaaaaaatattcACTACATTATGGAACAGAGTGAGTAGCTAAAAAAGAGCAGTAGAGCACTATGCGAGCTTGGGCCAATAATGCTAAAGATACGGGAAGCTTCAACGGACTTTTACGGGATGGCAGGGTTGGCCCTGGGGTGTAGATCCGCCCCTATCGTTCGCGTCACCTTTGGGAAAAAGAAGAATGAAATGCACAGTGTTCGATGAATTTTCTAATCCATTGTTTTATTTCTCAAAAATAAAAATGTCGTTGAAATTGCATATGCCTATTTGGAGATGAATTCTCTTGTTGAGTTGTTTTCCGACGACTCACTGAGAGTAGTGGCGCACTACTGTTTCACATGATTGCCGTACTTCATCGCTTGAGTACAGTTTAAGTCCACACGATTGCTCTGCCCCGCCACCATTGGTTCTAGCAAGATTATCAACATATCATGCGCTTCTTCGTTTCGCCGATCTTCATAAACCCGCAGCTTGAGAGTTGCTCGCCGGAGATGGCTATGTCACGAACTCACGATAGATTCTTCCGTGTCTGCTGTAGCAAGCATCCCATGAACGCACTCTGTTGATGACTGTAGCACAGTCAGACCGAAGAGAACAGTCAGAGCTTCGGCTGCCTCTGCCTCACTGCAGCGCTCAAAGAAGAATATGGCCCTCATTACGGATACAGTTTGCAGGAGCATGCTTTGGACTTTGGACGTGGTGCACAAAATGGTCCTGTTTGGAGAACAAGGGATGGTAAACCTGTGAGAATTTGGAGGCATGATTTTGGTTACCGCCTATGATCTCCAAGTGACCGCAGGGAAAACTAACTCAAGACTTAACCAAGTCACAGTGCCGGGCACGAATGAATGGGACGCGCAACTGATTGGACTATCATCAAGATGTGGACGACTGTTAGTTCTTGCTCATCACTTCTTTCATTAGCAAGTACCCTGAATTCCAAATCATACATTGTGAATTCTGGTGCGCTGTTAAAGGACAAGATATTAAACAGTGAAACAAAAACTACTCAAGCAGGAAGGCTTTAATTAAGGAACTCACCTAAGAGCTTCTGCGTCATGGATTATCTGCACCTTCGTCCTAAAGTTAGCAGGAAgcatttttctttcttttctttctgtGGGACAGCAGGAAGGCTTTTCTGCCTGTTTGACAACCAACGACAGGCTCTACATCATCCGCCAGTTCAGACTTCAGAGCAAGAAGAGTGAAATAAATGCACGCAAGCTCTGAAAAGTAAAGATGGTCGAAAGTGTCGTCGGTGAACTGACCTGCCTTACTGATGAACACACAATTTTGTAACCCTATTCGTCGATTTCCACTTCGACAAGCCTATCAATTATATGATGTATAGTTGGTCTCCTCACTGGGTTGAAGTCAGTGCACTCTATCCCTATCTTAGCACATACTCGTACTTGTTCCAGTTCCAGTGACATGTCGATTCTGTTACTCCAACTTTCGAGTATCTGCGATATCAAATAGTGAGATGTAGGTTAATGAAAGGATAAACTTCTATCTAATCAGCGACTGAGAATGTAGTCTACAAACCCCATAAATATGATGTTAATGTGCACACCACATAAATATCAAATTAACTAACAACTTTTTTTTATACCTGAAATGTAAACTGCACCCAACTGTTCTAACGCTGTGTAATCTGTATTTTGATGTTCGGTCAAACAAAACAAATAGAAATAAAAAGATAGTGTTAAAGCATTTCAAAGACTGCATTAATTTTTGCCCATTTGCATAACTACAGGTTTACATTAACATGCAGGAATGAATGGGGTGTAAAATTTTGCAGCTATTTTGTGCTTAGCGGTGCTGCATGCGCTTCCATAAGTACAAATTTATATACATATTCAACATCACAATATCCCTTCTTCCCTGTTAGCATCTCCATGATTATAACACCAAGACTGTATATGTCTGTTTGGAACGTGAGGGTTCCATTGAAGTATTCTGGTGGCATATATCCCCTGCATGAAACGAGAGAACGAAATGAATATATAATTTGTAAGTGAAGAAGGAGCTTTCAAGAGGTTTAGCCGCTTACATTCTTCCGGCTAGTCTTGTAGCATGGGTTTGTTGTTGACTAAAACACGTTAGAAGACAAAAGTCACCAATTTTGGGAACCATATTATCATCCATAAGTATGTTTTCAGGGTTTAGGTCCAAATGAAGAATACGATTCTGGTGAAGATAATTTAAACCCTGACAAATTCCTTCAATTATCTTATAGCGCGTTCTCCATTCAAATCCACCAGAAGCATCTACACAGGGAAGAGGAGATGATAAAACAGTTTACTGTTTGAGATACTTGAAATTCTTCATCTTTAGAATCAAGATGTAGACGAGAGGATATATTTATATACTACCATTACATTTGTGGATGATTGAAATAAGGAAAAGAAAAAGTCCATTTTACTACCCTAAACAAAGTTGGTGGTTCACATTACCCCTTGACGTTTTTTCGGTTACCCCCCTAAACAATCCCATACCAGACAAAAAAAACCTGGGTGGTTTGCCCAAACCGGATGCTGACGTGGACATGGTCAAAGGTGGTATTTGACCTACGTGTGGGTCCCACTCGTCAGTTTTTTTTAAATCTAAGAAATAGACAAGAAGTACTGTACTTGCGCCTCACCTGTTGGAAGTTTCGGCCCAGCCCAACCCAGCGAGTGGCAGGGTTGTCTTCAACCCCTCGCCAGGAGGACGTTGCGTTGTGGGCGTTCGTGCGTcgacggccacctcctgctttTCGATGTCCAATGCGTCCCCGCGCCTTTCTTCGCGACCTAAAGAAGTGCACGGCCTCCTCTACCTCTTCCCTCTTTCGCAGCTCCCTCTCCCCTTCTTTAGCTCTCTCCCCCGAGTGTCTCCGAGAGAAAACGTCGCCGCCACCCTCTGTCCTCGTGGCCACCGGCCACCTCTTGCCACACCAACATGTCCAGGAGCTCCGCCTAGACGCCTTGAACATCTCCGAAGAAGAACTCGAGCTCGGACACACTGCATCGCGCTAACCGTTGCCGTCTTCCTCGTTGGCATCTGAAGATCGCCGCTGTCGATTCGGACACTTCAGAGCCTCCCCGGACCAGAAAAGGTGCCCTACGACTTCACTGTGAGCTCCTGCCCATTTACCCTCTTCCCCCTTCGTCAATTTCGTCCTCCAACTAAGGTAGCCGCCATGACCGAAGCCGCCGTCCGCCATTGCAGATGAGCTCATCGCTGCGAAGCTCTCCCAGCCGCCACGTGCTGTCCAGCAAGCTCCTGCTGCCCCGTAGTTTCCACCCCTACTCATCTTGCTCGTCTGCATGCTCCTTCACAGTTGCCCGCATGCACCCGAGTGCCGCCGCCAGCACCAGCCACCCCGGCACCCGCTGCTGCAACCAGCCGCCACGCCTCGTCGCGCTGGTCACGCAGAGCCCACGCGcgcatccagcctccaccggaaTCGGCCACCCGGTGATGTCTGCCATGCTCCGGTTAGCCACCGGCTAAACCTATCATTTGCACTTAGTTAATCCAGCTCTTGAGTCACTGCCAAGCGGGTCCCGCTGCCTAATTAACCACATGGCTAATTTCCTGTTTTGGTTAAGTTAATCCTCATGGCCCCACCCGCAGGTCAAAACCACCATTGACCAGAGCCACGTCAGCTGCAAGTCAAGACAAACCACCCAGGTTTTTTTTTGTTCGGTATGGGTTTGTTTAGGGATGAAAAGAGCAAAAAAATAGATCAGAGGTAATGTGAACCACCAACTTTGTTCAGGGTAGTAAAATGGACTTTTTCTAAGGAAAACAAAGATGGAAAAACATGTTACAGCCAACGTGATCCTACAGATGATATAGTCAGAAAGACTTCCTCTTGGTAGAAGCTCAAAGCAGAGCAACCTTTGTTGTACATCTGCCATGACCAACTTTCCCTTGTAGGATAGCATTTCTCCCCGTGTGTCCGAACAATACCCTAGAAATCGTATTATGTTTTTGTGCTTTGCCTTCATCAAACATTCAACCTCCTGGTGGAATGACCTCTCACTAAGATACCCGGACAGTTTCTTCACAGCGACTGTCACATTCCCAAGCATTCCCTGCAGCCGGAACATGCCTTGTTAGCATAAATTCAGTCTCAGATCACGGGTACTTGAGAGTTACCGTACCTTATAAACAACTGCAATGCTTCCTCTGCCAATTTCCTGATCATCCGAGAAATAATTTGTGATTTCTTCTAATAGATATAATGGCAAGGCCTTCGGCTCAGCATTTTCATCAAGTAGCATTTGCAGGAGATCATCTGCCGTGAGTGTTCTGCGGTGCCAAACAGATGAACTAGCCTCACTAGTTTCAGTAGACACGTCTgtaagttccacttcatcaagccTAGTGATTATACTGTGTGGATCTGGTCTCATCTTTGGGTTATAGTCAGTGCACTCTTTCCCTACCTCGGCGCATACTCGTACTTGTTTCAACTGTGTGTGTATgtctcccttggtatttctccaaCCTACCCTTCCAGCTTTCAAGCACCTagcgaatcaacctgtggttgagttggttaggtggacagtggtatccccaacccaccagggttcaaatcctggtgctcgcattattcctggatttatttcaggatttccggtgatgcgctttcagtgggaggagacgtttccgtcgacgacgaggcgcctacggtgacttcgtaaatctcaagatgatatgccggctcagtctctcggaggtgctcataggggtagggtgtgcgtgtgtgcgtttatagggatgagtgtatgcgcgtgtatatgagcgcttgtgtctgtactgatgctcaaaaaaaaagCTTTCAAGCACCTATGAAATTACATTGTGAATTGTGATTTATTTATGAGAATGTACTAACCTCATACATAATATGTTCACGTGCAAAGCCATGTAAAATGAAGTGTACTAGCTGCATAGTTCGTCAACTATGAATTTGAACTGATTGAAAGGTTCTCCAAAGACCAAATTTACTCACACATTTCTGTGTCAGATCACGCCATGTAAATTGGGGTTTAACGTTCAGCCAGAACAGCCACCCAGATGATAAGATATGCAGTTGTGTTTATTTCTCCCTTCAAATTAGTATATTTCCTTTTTCTTGGTAGTTTTAGGCAAGGTTTTGGTTACTGGATAGCAAAATTTTACCAAGGGGCATCGAGATTCACAGTAAACAATGGTTATGAGAAAATACCAGATGGTTAAGCAATAAGTAGTGTGCGAACTATATAATAAATCACAAATGCAAAGTAACCACCCATTGGTTCGTACCCTACCTCCAATATCTTTTTTGTTTCCGCATTGTGCTCTACCACGACATTACTGACGAACTAGTGAAACCACTAGGGTACAAATAAAATCATGCGTATATGTATTCAAACTAGTCGGTTATTAATTTTTGTCCTTTAAGTGGGCATGGCTGGGAAATGTGGTTACTGCAGTAACCAAAAATACCATGTATATTTAAGGAGCTACTGATTTTCCTCATTTGCAAACTTAGTGCTATGTTGATAACATTATGCAACTTTCCACGATAGTAGGAAAATCAGGCATGATATTATACATGCAAAGAAAGGAATGGCATAACTTTTCTTACATTCTCAACATCGGTATACCCCTTTTCTCCAGTCAGTATCTCCATGGTTATAACGCCAAGACTATACATGTCTGACTTCTCTGTAACTTTTCCACTATAGAATTCAGGTGCTAGATAAGCCCTGCATAAAGATCCATATATATGCTCCATTAATTAACGGGAAATGGGGATGATGCATAAAAACAGTACGTAGCCAACAAAATGACCTTTTGAGGAGCTTAACCGTCTTACATTGGTTCAATCAATTTGGTAGTAATTGTCCAGCTTTGATTTTCATCAAAGCACCTCGAGAGACCAAAGTCGGCAATTTTGGGCAGCATATTTTCATCCATCAATATATTAGTCGGTTTCAGATCTAAGTGAATAATGCTATTCTAGTGAAGGTAATATAAGCCCTCACAAATCCCTTTAATAATCTGATACCGCTTTCCCCATTCAAGTCCACGAGATGCATCTATAATACCAGATAAAACTGTGTTTAGTATTCGAATACTTCAAGTCCTTAATCTTTGGATATTGGAGAGTATACAAGATACATCTGATGCTTGAACTAAATCTTCTATTATCATGGTAAACAAAGAGATAGGCAAGAAAATGAAACAAAAATATGGAACAAACGACCATGGTGTACCATCTTATAATTATGCTCACAACATCTAAAATAAAAGTGCTCCCAACTGATGGATCTTCACAATGTTGTGGGAGAAAATCATATTTTATAGATAATCACGACTGTATCTAAATACTATATCACAAACGATAAAATT from Triticum urartu cultivar G1812 chromosome 3, Tu2.1, whole genome shotgun sequence encodes:
- the LOC125547235 gene encoding cysteine-rich receptor-like protein kinase 44, encoding MRPDPHSIITRLDEVELTDVSTETSEASSSVWHRRTLTADDLLQMLLDENAEPKALPLYLLEEITNYFSDDQEIGRGSIAVVYKGMLGNVTVAVKKLSGYLSERSFHQEVECLMKAKHKNIIRFLGYCSDTRGEMLSYKGKLVMADVQQRLLCFELLPRGSLSDYIIYASGGFEWRTRYKIIEGICQGLNYLHQNRILHLDLNPENILMDDNMVPKIGDFCLLTCFSQQQTHATRLAGRMGYMPPEYFNGTLTFQTDIYSLGVIIMEMLTGKKGYCDVEYILESWSNRIDMSLELEQVRVCAKIGIECTDFNPVRRPTIHHIIDRLVECDPFENEKSGELHHAAALIKDVSGIDTDGWGSRKIATALNKTWCIERAGKSCKISEDEVSRLVNDADKYEVKLDKDACLKVSRQMLQVYDFRAHVKKLLKGCVLRAKEAYEAE